Proteins from one Streptomyces sp. NBC_00289 genomic window:
- a CDS encoding ComF family protein, translated as MRGWWQDLTDLVLPADCAGCGRSRAVLCPECRAALTGAAPRRVTPVPEPAGLPVVHAAARYGDAVRAVLLAHKERGALALAAPLGAALAGAVRTGVLEAGMRADRGVGAGSAAATGPRSDTRRPGVARSREAGLSADRAVRLVPVPSSRGVVRARGHDPARRIALAAAGELRRTGTPARVVAVLRQGRAVADQSGLNSRQRLANLAGALAVAPDAARLLSGGPVVLVDDLMTTGASLTEAARAVRLALTGLRYADDDLETIVYAAGTREGREGRTRSAQRMRRSGLVGRIEEAAEGERGRGRGEAGKTDDGDARRTGRDHLVCAAVVAATPGSFGTNRN; from the coding sequence ATGCGGGGGTGGTGGCAGGACCTCACCGACCTGGTGCTGCCTGCCGACTGCGCGGGTTGCGGTAGGTCTCGCGCAGTGCTCTGCCCGGAGTGCCGTGCGGCTCTGACCGGTGCCGCGCCGCGCCGGGTGACACCGGTGCCGGAGCCGGCCGGGCTGCCGGTGGTGCACGCGGCGGCGCGGTACGGGGACGCGGTGCGCGCGGTGCTGCTGGCCCACAAGGAGCGGGGTGCGCTGGCGCTCGCGGCGCCGCTGGGCGCGGCGCTGGCGGGCGCTGTGCGGACGGGGGTGCTGGAGGCCGGGATGAGGGCCGACAGAGGCGTAGGGGCGGGCTCAGCGGCGGCTACGGGCCCGCGGTCGGACACGCGCCGACCGGGAGTTGCGAGGTCACGGGAAGCCGGGCTGTCGGCCGACCGGGCGGTGCGGCTCGTTCCCGTGCCGTCGTCCCGCGGAGTGGTGCGGGCGCGCGGGCATGATCCTGCGCGGCGGATCGCTCTCGCGGCGGCCGGGGAACTGCGGCGGACCGGGACCCCGGCGCGGGTGGTCGCCGTGCTGCGGCAGGGGCGGGCCGTGGCCGACCAGTCGGGCCTCAACTCCCGCCAGCGGCTGGCCAACCTGGCGGGCGCGCTGGCGGTCGCTCCCGATGCTGCCCGGTTGCTGTCGGGCGGTCCGGTGGTGCTCGTCGACGACCTGATGACGACGGGTGCGTCCCTGACGGAGGCGGCACGCGCCGTGCGTCTGGCGCTGACGGGGCTCAGGTACGCGGACGACGACCTGGAAACGATCGTGTACGCGGCGGGAACCCGGGAAGGCAGAGAGGGACGGACCCGATCGGCGCAACGGATGAGACGGTCGGGCCTGGTCGGACGTATCGAAGAGGCAGCCGAGGGAGAGCGAGGACGGGGGCGCGGTGAGGCGGGAAAGACGGACGACGGTGATGCGCGCCGGACCGGCCGCGACCACCTGGTCTGCGCCGCCGTGGTCGCCGCCACGCCGGGTTCCTTCGGAACAAACCGGAACTGA
- the hpf gene encoding ribosome hibernation-promoting factor, HPF/YfiA family has translation MDIVVKGRKTEVPERFRKHVAEKLKLEKIQKLDGKVISLDVEVSKEPNPRQADRCDRVEITLRSRGPVIRAEAAANDPYAALDLAAEKLEARLRKQHDKRYSRRGARRLTAAEVADHVPDAATLNGNGHVVHDEEPDAVPTKKIGSLEVKGEGPLVVREKTHVASPMTLDQALYEMELVGHDFYLFVDSETKEPSVVYRRHAYDYGVIHLNTDPMVTQVNAPAAGGTLGG, from the coding sequence GTGGACATCGTCGTCAAGGGCCGCAAAACCGAGGTGCCCGAGCGGTTCCGCAAGCACGTGGCCGAGAAGCTGAAGCTGGAGAAGATCCAGAAGCTCGACGGCAAGGTGATCAGCCTCGACGTCGAGGTGTCCAAGGAGCCCAACCCCCGACAGGCCGACCGTTGTGACCGAGTGGAGATCACGCTCCGCTCCCGCGGTCCCGTGATCCGGGCGGAGGCGGCGGCCAACGACCCGTACGCGGCACTCGATTTGGCGGCGGAGAAGCTGGAAGCCCGGCTTCGCAAGCAGCACGACAAGCGGTACTCGCGCCGAGGCGCCCGCCGGCTCACGGCGGCCGAGGTCGCCGACCACGTCCCGGACGCGGCGACACTCAACGGCAACGGCCACGTCGTCCACGACGAAGAGCCGGACGCCGTGCCCACGAAGAAGATCGGCTCGCTCGAGGTGAAGGGCGAAGGCCCCCTCGTCGTTCGCGAGAAGACGCACGTAGCCTCACCCATGACCCTCGACCAGGCTCTCTACGAGATGGAGCTGGTCGGCCACGACTTCTACCTGTTCGTCGACTCCGAGACGAAGGAGCCGAGCGTCGTCTACCGGCGCCACGCCTACGACTACGGAGTCATCCACCTCAACACGGACCCGATGGTCACGCAGGTGAACGCTCCCGCGGCGGGTGGCACCCTGGGCGGCTGA
- a CDS encoding response regulator, which translates to MADSFGPMHDQVTDGDAGTGPDAGSPRKEPIRVLVVDDHALFRRGLEIVLAAEEDIQVVGEAGDGAEAVDKAADLLPDIILMDVRMPKRGGIEACTSIKEVAPSAKIIMLTISDEEADLYDAIKAGATGYLLKEISTDEVATAIRAVADGQSQISPSMASKLLTEFKSMIQRTDERRLVPAPRLTDRELEVLKLVATGMNNRDIAKELFISENTVKNHVRNILEKLQLHSRMEAVVYAMREKILEIR; encoded by the coding sequence ATGGCGGACAGCTTCGGACCGATGCACGACCAGGTCACCGACGGCGACGCGGGCACGGGCCCCGACGCGGGCTCCCCACGCAAGGAACCGATCCGTGTCCTGGTCGTGGACGATCACGCGCTCTTCCGCCGAGGCCTGGAGATCGTGCTCGCGGCCGAGGAGGACATCCAGGTCGTCGGTGAGGCGGGCGACGGCGCGGAGGCCGTCGACAAGGCCGCCGACCTGCTGCCGGACATCATTCTGATGGATGTGCGGATGCCCAAGCGGGGCGGTATCGAGGCGTGCACGTCCATCAAGGAAGTCGCCCCCAGCGCCAAGATCATCATGCTGACGATCAGCGACGAGGAGGCCGACCTCTACGACGCGATCAAAGCGGGCGCGACCGGATATCTCCTCAAGGAGATCTCCACCGACGAGGTCGCCACCGCCATTCGCGCGGTGGCCGACGGGCAGTCGCAGATCAGCCCGTCCATGGCGTCGAAACTGCTCACCGAGTTCAAGTCGATGATCCAGCGCACGGACGAGCGCCGGCTGGTGCCCGCGCCCCGGCTCACCGACCGTGAGCTGGAAGTACTCAAACTCGTGGCCACCGGAATGAACAACCGGGACATCGCCAAGGAGTTGTTCATCTCCGAGAACACCGTGAAGAACCACGTGCGCAACATCCTGGAGAAACTGCAGCTGCACTCCAGGATGGAGGCCGTGGTGTACGCGATGCGGGAGAAAATCCTCGAGATCAGGTAA
- a CDS encoding winged helix-turn-helix domain-containing protein: MTTPHPTTLSAAEARRIALRAQGFLGAPDRRAGVRGALRHLGAVQLDTISVLARSHELVPYARLGAVGRGTVEAAYWGTASADAARAQPHAFEYWSHAACILPIEEWPHFAFRRRAYRSRPHWSHALPDGAYDQVIKQLRAEGPLTATELGGAKRTSEWWDWSGAKVAVERALMYGEVVCVERRGWKRVYDLAERAVPEALLHDDLDDAECLRRLVRLAAQSLGVGTRADIADYHRLKGEQFDAVIADTGLVPVTVEGWDKPAWADPVALETSPRGRHRTTLLSPFDSLVWERARTERIFGFTHRLEAYVPKPKRVHGYFAMPVLAGGHLVGRVDPAREGGTLVARQVTLDGPKAVPAVAQALMEAASWVDCTNVRVERVDSPELRAPLAAELARALA; encoded by the coding sequence ATGACGACCCCGCACCCCACCACCCTCTCGGCAGCCGAAGCCCGCCGCATCGCCCTGCGGGCACAGGGCTTCCTCGGCGCCCCCGACCGCCGTGCGGGCGTCCGCGGCGCCCTCCGCCATCTGGGCGCGGTCCAGCTCGACACCATCTCGGTCCTCGCCCGCTCCCACGAACTCGTTCCGTACGCCCGCCTGGGCGCCGTGGGCCGCGGCACGGTCGAGGCCGCCTACTGGGGCACCGCGTCCGCCGATGCCGCGCGGGCACAGCCCCACGCCTTCGAGTACTGGTCGCACGCCGCCTGCATCCTCCCCATCGAGGAATGGCCCCACTTCGCCTTCCGGCGCCGCGCCTACCGCTCCCGTCCGCACTGGAGTCACGCCCTCCCGGACGGCGCCTACGATCAGGTGATCAAGCAGCTGCGCGCCGAAGGGCCGCTCACGGCGACCGAGTTGGGCGGCGCGAAGCGCACCAGCGAGTGGTGGGACTGGTCCGGCGCGAAGGTCGCCGTGGAGCGCGCCCTGATGTACGGGGAGGTGGTGTGCGTCGAGCGCCGCGGCTGGAAGCGCGTGTACGACCTCGCCGAGCGCGCCGTACCCGAAGCACTGCTGCACGACGACCTGGACGACGCCGAGTGCCTGCGCCGCCTGGTCCGACTGGCGGCCCAGTCCCTGGGGGTCGGCACGCGCGCGGACATCGCGGACTACCACCGCCTCAAGGGAGAACAGTTCGACGCGGTGATCGCCGACACCGGGCTGGTCCCGGTCACCGTGGAGGGCTGGGACAAGCCGGCCTGGGCCGACCCCGTGGCCCTGGAGACCTCACCGCGCGGCCGCCACCGGACCACGCTCCTGTCCCCCTTCGACTCCCTGGTCTGGGAGCGGGCGCGCACGGAACGGATCTTCGGCTTCACCCACCGCCTGGAGGCCTACGTCCCCAAGCCGAAGCGGGTGCACGGCTACTTCGCGATGCCGGTGCTGGCCGGCGGTCACCTGGTCGGCCGCGTGGACCCCGCCCGTGAGGGCGGCACCCTGGTGGCCAGGCAGGTCACCCTGGACGGCCCGAAGGCGGTCCCGGCGGTGGCCCAGGCCCTGATGGAGGCCGCGAGCTGGGTGGACTGCACGAACGTACGCGTGGAACGGGTGGACAGCCCGGAACTCCGCGCTCCCCTTGCCGCGGAACTCGCCCGCGCTCTCGCCTGA
- a CDS encoding GNAT family N-acetyltransferase: protein MDPVTLSTARLHLRPVGPDDTDSVYAAAQDPDIQRWTSIPSPYLHEHARGFTEQLVPLGWAKDSMFTFGVFLPGPGDLVGMLSLTTRSPGTSEIGFWATKEHRGNGYTTEAVAAASRWAFTDLRADRVEWRAEVGNEPSRAVAERAGFAFEGTLRSAIVHAGVRRDCWVGSLLPSDLGLPPSAPYLPADA from the coding sequence ATGGATCCCGTCACGCTCTCCACCGCCCGCCTCCACCTGCGCCCGGTCGGCCCGGACGACACCGACTCCGTGTACGCCGCCGCCCAGGACCCGGACATCCAGCGCTGGACCTCCATCCCCTCGCCCTACCTCCACGAGCACGCGCGGGGCTTCACGGAACAACTGGTCCCGCTCGGCTGGGCGAAGGATTCGATGTTCACCTTCGGCGTCTTCCTCCCCGGGCCGGGAGACCTCGTGGGCATGCTCTCCCTCACCACGCGCTCCCCGGGCACGTCCGAGATCGGCTTCTGGGCCACCAAGGAGCACCGCGGCAACGGCTACACCACCGAGGCCGTCGCCGCCGCCTCCCGCTGGGCCTTCACCGACCTGCGGGCGGACCGCGTGGAGTGGCGCGCGGAGGTCGGCAACGAGCCGTCCCGCGCGGTGGCGGAGCGCGCCGGCTTCGCTTTCGAGGGCACGCTGCGCTCCGCGATCGTCCACGCAGGCGTACGCCGGGACTGCTGGGTGGGTTCGCTGCTGCCCTCCGACCTGGGCCTGCCGCCGTCGGCGCCCTACCTGCCGGCCGACGCGTAG
- the secA gene encoding preprotein translocase subunit SecA, protein MSVLSKIMRAGEGKILRKLHRIADQVKSIEEDFVDLSDAELRALTDEYKQRYADGETLDDLLPEAFATVREAAKRVLGQRHYDVQMMGGAALHLGYVAEMKTGEGKTLVGTLPAYLNALSGEGVHLITVNDYLAERDSEMMGRVHKFLGLSVGCILANMTPAQRREQYACDITYGTNNEFGFDYLRDNMAWSQDELVQRGHNFAIVDEVDSILVDEARTPLIISGPADQATKWYGDFAKLVTRLKKGEAGNPLKGMEETGDYDVDEKKRTVAIHESGVSKVEDWLGIDNLYESVNTPLVGYLNNAIKAKELFKKDKDYVVIDGEVMIVDEHTGRILAGRRYNEGMHQAIEAKEGVDIKDENQTLATITLQNFFRLYNKLSGMTGTAMTEAAEFHQIYKLGVVPIPTNRPMVRKDQSDLIYRTEVAKFEAVVDDIAEKHEKGQPILVGTTSVEKSEYLSQQLSKRGIQHEVLNAKQHDREAPIIAQAGRKGAVTVATNMAGRGTDIKLGGNPDDLAEAELRQRGLDPEEHIEEWAHALPAALKKAEKAVEAEFEEVKDLGGLYVLGTERHESRRIDNQLRGRSGRQGDPGESRFYLSLGDDLMRLFKAQMVERVMSMANVPDDVPIENKMVTRAIASAQSQVEQQNFETRKNVLKYDEVLNRQREVIYGERRRVLEGEDLQEQIQHFMNDTIDAYVGAETAEGFPEDWDLDRLWGAFKQLYPVKITVEELEEAAGDRAGLTAEFIAESIKDDITEQYESRETQLGSEIMRELERRVVLSVLDRKWREHLYEMDYLQEGIGLRAMAQKDPLVEYQREGFDMFTAMMEGIKEESVGYLFNLEVQVEQQVEEVPVEDTEPSLEKRDAVPAQAGSRPEIRAKGLDAPQRRDLHFSAPTVDGEGGVVEGEFADDEEPVRSEADGLTRAERRKQSRGGRRRKK, encoded by the coding sequence GTGTCCGTCCTCTCGAAGATCATGCGTGCAGGCGAAGGCAAGATCCTGCGCAAGCTGCACCGCATCGCGGACCAGGTCAAGTCCATCGAAGAGGACTTCGTCGACCTCTCCGACGCCGAGCTGCGGGCCCTCACCGATGAGTACAAGCAGCGGTACGCCGACGGTGAGACTCTGGACGACCTGCTCCCCGAAGCTTTCGCCACCGTGCGTGAGGCTGCCAAGCGCGTGCTCGGCCAGCGTCACTACGACGTGCAGATGATGGGCGGCGCCGCCCTCCACCTCGGCTACGTCGCCGAGATGAAGACCGGTGAGGGCAAGACCCTCGTCGGCACGCTCCCCGCTTATCTCAACGCCCTCTCCGGAGAAGGCGTCCACCTCATCACGGTCAACGACTACCTGGCCGAGCGCGACTCCGAGATGATGGGTCGCGTCCATAAGTTCCTGGGCCTGAGCGTCGGCTGCATCCTCGCCAACATGACGCCGGCCCAGCGCCGCGAGCAGTACGCGTGCGACATCACCTACGGCACGAACAACGAGTTCGGCTTCGACTACCTGCGCGACAACATGGCGTGGTCCCAGGACGAACTCGTCCAGCGCGGCCACAACTTCGCCATCGTCGACGAGGTCGACTCCATCCTCGTCGACGAGGCCCGTACGCCGCTGATCATCTCCGGCCCGGCCGACCAGGCCACCAAGTGGTACGGCGACTTCGCCAAGCTGGTCACGCGCCTGAAGAAGGGCGAGGCCGGCAACCCGCTCAAGGGCATGGAGGAGACCGGCGACTACGACGTCGACGAGAAGAAGCGCACCGTCGCCATCCACGAGTCCGGCGTCAGCAAGGTCGAGGACTGGCTGGGCATCGACAACCTCTACGAGTCGGTGAACACGCCTCTGGTGGGCTACCTGAACAACGCCATCAAGGCCAAGGAGCTCTTCAAGAAGGACAAGGACTACGTCGTCATCGACGGCGAGGTCATGATCGTCGACGAGCACACCGGCCGTATCCTCGCCGGCCGCCGCTACAACGAGGGCATGCACCAGGCGATCGAGGCGAAGGAAGGGGTGGACATCAAGGACGAGAACCAGACGCTCGCCACGATCACCCTGCAGAACTTCTTCCGCCTCTACAACAAGCTCTCCGGCATGACCGGTACGGCGATGACCGAGGCCGCCGAGTTCCACCAGATCTACAAGCTCGGCGTGGTCCCGATCCCGACGAACAGGCCGATGGTCCGCAAGGACCAGTCGGACCTGATCTACCGCACGGAGGTCGCGAAGTTCGAGGCGGTCGTCGACGACATCGCCGAGAAGCACGAGAAGGGCCAGCCGATCCTCGTCGGCACGACGTCGGTCGAGAAGTCCGAGTACCTCTCGCAGCAGCTGAGCAAGCGCGGCATCCAGCACGAGGTGCTCAACGCCAAGCAGCACGACCGTGAGGCGCCGATCATCGCCCAGGCCGGCCGCAAGGGCGCCGTGACCGTGGCCACCAACATGGCCGGCCGTGGTACGGACATCAAGCTCGGCGGCAACCCCGACGACCTCGCCGAGGCGGAGCTGCGCCAGCGCGGCCTCGACCCCGAGGAGCACATCGAGGAGTGGGCGCACGCCCTGCCCGCGGCCCTGAAGAAGGCCGAGAAAGCGGTCGAGGCGGAGTTCGAGGAGGTCAAGGACCTCGGTGGGCTCTACGTCCTCGGCACCGAGCGGCACGAGTCGCGTCGCATCGACAACCAGCTGCGCGGCCGTAGCGGCCGTCAGGGCGACCCGGGCGAGTCCCGCTTCTACCTCTCGCTGGGCGACGACCTGATGCGCCTGTTCAAGGCCCAGATGGTCGAGCGCGTCATGTCGATGGCGAACGTCCCCGACGACGTGCCGATCGAGAACAAGATGGTCACGCGCGCGATCGCGTCCGCCCAGTCGCAGGTCGAGCAGCAGAACTTCGAGACCCGCAAGAACGTCCTCAAGTACGACGAGGTCCTCAACCGTCAGCGCGAGGTCATCTACGGCGAGCGGCGCCGCGTCCTGGAGGGTGAGGACCTGCAGGAGCAGATCCAGCACTTCATGAACGACACCATCGACGCGTACGTCGGTGCGGAGACCGCCGAGGGCTTCCCGGAGGACTGGGACCTCGACCGTCTGTGGGGTGCCTTCAAGCAGCTCTACCCGGTGAAGATCACCGTCGAGGAGCTGGAGGAGGCGGCCGGTGACCGCGCCGGACTGACCGCCGAGTTCATCGCCGAGTCGATCAAGGACGACATCACCGAGCAGTACGAGTCGCGTGAGACGCAGCTCGGCTCCGAGATCATGCGTGAGCTGGAGCGCCGTGTCGTGCTGTCGGTCCTGGACCGCAAGTGGCGCGAGCACCTCTACGAGATGGACTACCTCCAGGAGGGCATCGGCCTGCGCGCCATGGCGCAGAAGGACCCCCTGGTCGAGTACCAGCGCGAGGGCTTCGACATGTTCACCGCCATGATGGAGGGCATCAAGGAGGAGTCCGTCGGCTACCTGTTCAACCTGGAGGTCCAGGTCGAGCAGCAGGTCGAGGAGGTCCCGGTGGAGGACACCGAGCCGTCGCTCGAGAAGCGCGACGCGGTTCCGGCCCAGGCCGGCTCCCGTCCCGAGATCCGCGCCAAGGGGCTCGACGCCCCGCAGCGGCGGGACCTGCACTTCTCGGCGCCGACCGTCGACGGTGAGGGTGGTGTCGTCGAGGGCGAGTTCGCCGACGACGAGGAGCCCGTGCGCTCGGAGGCGGACGGTCTCACGCGCGCGGAGCGGCGCAAGCAGTCGCGTGGTGGGCGCCGTCGCAAGAAGTGA
- a CDS encoding Rv3235 family protein, whose product MHKVMNRAKQQPGSRPPGRRDARHPGGAPPRTPGGGTARTTAPGGRPPGSPGGNGTRTRTRPTDGRPPAAPGSPTSATGTNAGATGTAAHTGTASHGTTGTLTAPARPSAPAPAAPGTTQASDAPTQTPRRPLCPPPATTDVFADRLLAVLSGQRPVHWMLRHTAGRAYDELAHLAERGPLRTRGTRPVVRDIGYYVPRPGAIEVFARIGAGDQLRAMAFRLEQGPDLRWRCTAVELGGPRTAGPDHD is encoded by the coding sequence ATGCACAAGGTCATGAACAGGGCGAAGCAGCAGCCCGGCAGCCGCCCGCCCGGCCGCCGCGACGCCCGCCACCCCGGCGGTGCCCCGCCCCGCACACCGGGCGGCGGTACGGCCCGCACGACGGCGCCGGGCGGCCGGCCCCCGGGCTCACCAGGGGGCAACGGGACCCGCACCCGTACGAGGCCCACCGACGGCCGCCCACCGGCAGCCCCCGGCTCCCCCACCAGCGCCACAGGCACAAACGCCGGTGCCACCGGCACAGCCGCACACACCGGCACCGCCTCCCACGGCACGACCGGCACGCTCACGGCACCCGCACGGCCATCGGCGCCCGCTCCCGCCGCCCCAGGCACCACGCAGGCCTCCGACGCCCCCACCCAGACCCCGCGCAGGCCGCTCTGCCCACCGCCCGCCACCACCGACGTCTTCGCGGATCGTCTGCTCGCCGTCCTGAGCGGTCAGCGCCCCGTCCACTGGATGCTCCGCCACACCGCCGGCCGCGCCTACGACGAACTGGCCCACCTCGCCGAACGCGGCCCGCTGCGCACCCGCGGCACCCGCCCCGTGGTCCGCGACATCGGCTACTACGTGCCCCGCCCCGGCGCCATCGAGGTCTTCGCGCGCATCGGCGCCGGCGACCAGCTGCGTGCCATGGCCTTCCGCCTGGAACAGGGACCGGACCTGCGCTGGCGCTGCACAGCGGTGGAGCTGGGCGGCCCGCGCACGGCAGGTCCGGACCACGACTGA
- a CDS encoding HAD family hydrolase, whose protein sequence is MGKQTGAHIVWDWNGTLFHDNDAIIGATNAAFAELGLEAITLERYRTLYCVPVPKFYERLLGRLPTDAEWEVMDEVFHRYYTQHRISCGLTDGAVELLTGWQSAGRSQSLLSMYGHDELVPLVRGFGIEPHFLRVDGRTGPSGGSKAEHMVRHLAALTGAAGVDPARTVVIGDAADDAVAALHVGARAVLYTGGSHGRASLEEVGVPVVDTLAEAVEEAARLAA, encoded by the coding sequence ATGGGGAAGCAGACAGGCGCGCACATTGTCTGGGACTGGAACGGGACGCTGTTCCACGACAACGACGCGATCATCGGGGCGACGAACGCGGCGTTCGCCGAGCTGGGGCTCGAGGCGATCACCCTGGAGCGGTACCGGACGCTGTACTGCGTGCCGGTGCCGAAGTTCTACGAGCGGTTGCTGGGGCGGTTGCCGACCGACGCCGAGTGGGAGGTCATGGACGAGGTCTTCCACCGGTACTACACGCAGCACCGGATCAGCTGCGGGCTCACCGACGGCGCGGTGGAGCTGCTCACGGGATGGCAGTCGGCGGGACGCAGCCAGTCCCTCCTGAGCATGTACGGGCACGACGAACTCGTGCCGCTGGTGCGCGGGTTCGGGATCGAGCCGCACTTCCTGCGGGTGGACGGGCGGACCGGTCCCTCCGGCGGCAGCAAGGCCGAGCACATGGTGCGGCATCTCGCGGCGCTGACCGGGGCGGCCGGCGTGGACCCCGCTCGTACGGTGGTGATCGGGGACGCCGCCGACGACGCGGTGGCCGCGCTGCACGTCGGGGCGCGCGCCGTGCTGTACACCGGCGGTTCGCACGGCCGGGCCAGCCTGGAGGAAGTGGGCGTCCCGGTCGTGGACACCCTGGCGGAGGCGGTCGAGGAGGCGGCGAGACTGGCGGCCTGA
- a CDS encoding DJ-1/PfpI family protein has product MTAKILIVTGDAAESLEVLYPYQRLREEGYEVHIAAPTRKKLQFVVHDFEPGFDTYTEKPGYTWPADLAFAEVDPGQYVAVVIPGGRAPEYLRNDPELRKILKSFFDADKPVAQICHGPLLTAAIDGLRGRRVTAYPALEPDMQAAGATFQDAEAVVDGTLVSSRAWPDHSAWMREFLTVLRAKAPVT; this is encoded by the coding sequence ATGACAGCAAAAATCCTCATCGTCACCGGAGACGCGGCGGAGTCGCTGGAGGTCCTGTACCCCTACCAGCGCCTCCGCGAGGAGGGCTACGAGGTCCACATCGCGGCCCCCACCCGCAAGAAGCTCCAGTTCGTCGTCCACGACTTCGAACCCGGCTTCGACACCTACACCGAGAAGCCCGGCTACACCTGGCCCGCCGACCTCGCCTTCGCCGAGGTGGATCCCGGCCAGTACGTAGCCGTGGTCATCCCCGGCGGCCGCGCGCCGGAGTACCTGCGCAACGACCCCGAACTCCGCAAGATCCTGAAGTCCTTCTTCGACGCGGACAAGCCCGTGGCCCAGATCTGCCACGGCCCCCTGCTCACCGCCGCGATCGACGGTCTGCGCGGTCGCCGGGTCACGGCCTACCCGGCGCTGGAACCGGACATGCAGGCCGCGGGAGCCACCTTCCAGGACGCCGAGGCGGTCGTCGACGGCACCCTGGTCTCCTCCCGCGCCTGGCCGGACCACTCCGCCTGGATGCGGGAGTTCCTGACGGTGCTGCGCGCCAAGGCACCGGTGACCTGA